A stretch of Aphelocoma coerulescens isolate FSJ_1873_10779 chromosome 1A, UR_Acoe_1.0, whole genome shotgun sequence DNA encodes these proteins:
- the LOC138103178 gene encoding osteocalcin-like has translation MRSLLALLIVTLALAALCCCEKDSKEPSGSPSADSIKIKKEVANAFVKRKKRSSPYEWYFEIYRRPMEQMHERCENYPPCDYLSDQIGFALAYNRFFGRY, from the exons ATGAGGagtctgctggcactgctgatcGTGACTCTGGCCCTGGCAGCACTCTGCTGTTGTGAGAAAG ATTCCAAAGAACCCTCAGGATCTCCCAGTGCTGACA GCATCAAGATTAAGAAAGAAGTTGCCAATGCCTTtgtgaagaggaagaagagatcCAGCCCATATGAATG GTACTTTGAAATTTACAGAAGACCAATGGAGCAGATGCATGAGCGCTGTGAAAACTATCCCCCCTGTGACTATCTCTCTGACCAAATAGGATTTGCCTTGGCCTACAACCGCTTCTTTGGGAGATACTGA
- the ART4 gene encoding ecto-ADP-ribosyltransferase 4, protein MFFTVSWMDSRKLVPLGSLLLLIFSQILVKEAMSHTLMDMALHSFDDQYLGCREEMMEELEQGDYFQKEIAANKDYLSLWKKAREALLKSPVGLLREMRESHAIVLMAYTMNSSLHSQLNWATSTAGISPEHYRHKFHFKYFHFYLTTAIQIMKEWQSSMGEHKCYQVHRGVKDLHIEAEVGSRVRFGRFTSTSLLRNEAQKFGNETLFTVTTCLGSAMQGFSYHTSEKEVLIPPYEIFLVKSFFQTQQGNRLHLHSVGNYSKYQCQLVEASRSKNSGYTALSSAILPSVLGVSLCLANNL, encoded by the exons ATGTTCTTTACAGTGTCTTGGATGGACTCTAGGAAGCTGGTGCCACTGGGCAGCCTCCTGTTGCTGATCTTCTCACAAATACTGGTAAAAGAG GCTATGTCCCACACCCTGATGGATATGGCTCTGCATTCCTTTGATGACCAGTATCTGGGGTGCAGAGAGGAGATGATGGAAGAACTGGAGCAAGGAGACtattttcaaaaggaaatagCTGCTAACAAGGACTATTTGAGTCTCTGGAAGAAGGCTCGGGAGGCTTTGCTAAAGAGCCCTGTAGGTCTCCTGAGGGAGATGCGTGAGAGCCATGCCATAGTCCTCATGGCTTACACCATGAACTCTTCCCTGCACTCGCAGCTGAACTGGGCTACATCTACAGCAGGAATCTCTCCAGAGCACTACAGACACAAGttccattttaaatattttcacttcTACCTAACAACTGCTATCCAGATAATGAAGGAATGGCAGAGCAGCATGGGGGAACATAAGTGCTACCAGGTGCACAGGGGTGTAAAAGACTTACATATTGAGGCCGAGGTGGGCAGCAGAGTGCGATTTGGCCGTTTCACTTCTACCTCCCTCCTCAGGAATGAAGCCCAGAAGTTTGGGAATGAAACTTTGTTCACAGTGACCACTTGCCTGGGATCAGCTATGCAAGGCTTTTCTTACCACACATCTGAGAAAGAAGTCCTCATTCCCCCTTACGAGATATTTCTTGTCAAAAGCTTCTTTCAGACCCAGCAGGGTAACCGTCTGCATCTGCATTCTGTGGGGAACTACAGCAAATACCAGTGCCAGCTGGTGGAAG CTTCAAGAAGCAAGAACAGTGGTTATACTGCACTCTCCTCTGCCATTCTTCCTAGCGTGCTTGGAGTTTCCCTGTGCTTGGCCAACAACCTCTGA